A stretch of Lathyrus oleraceus cultivar Zhongwan6 chromosome 6, CAAS_Psat_ZW6_1.0, whole genome shotgun sequence DNA encodes these proteins:
- the LOC127096853 gene encoding protein DEHYDRATION-INDUCED 19 homolog 3 isoform X1, translated as MDADSSWTARLSSASRRYQAALQSRSDMFMGFDENDVEEDIREEFLCPFCSEYFDIVGLCCHIDEEHPMEAKNGVCPVCALRVGVDMVAHITLQHGNIFKMQRKRKSRKGGSYSTLSLLRKELREGNLQSLFGGSPCIVSSSNAAPDPLLSSFISPLSNESMSSQSHTQTEIRSSKKCSDENVPKSHVETPTMSVKDKEEKTRRCEFIQGMLISTILDDDL; from the exons ATGGACGCTGATTCTTCCTGGACTGCTCGTCTCTCTTCCGCATCCAGACGTTATCAAGCCGCTCTTCAATCTCGATCAG ATATGTTCATGGGTTTTGATGAAAACGACGTGGAAGAAGATATAAGGGAAGAGTTTCTGTGTCCGTTTTGTTCCGAGTATTTTGATATTGTTGGGTTGTGCTGCCATATTGATGAAGAGCATCCAATGGAGGCAAAAAATGGG GTATGTCCAGTTTGTGCATTGAGGGTGGGGGTTGATATGGTTGCTCACATAACCTTACAACATGGAAATATATTTAAGAT GCAGCGCAAGAGGAAATCACGGAAAGGTGGATCTTATTCAACACTTTCTTTATTGAGGAAGGAGCTGAGAGAAGGAAATTTGCAATCCCTTTTTGGTGGGTCTCCATGTATAGTGTCCTCGTCTAATGCAGCACCTGATCCGCTGCTGTCGTCATTCATATCGCCTTTAAGTAATGAATCTATGAGTTCTCAGTCTCACACACAAACTGAGATTAGATCATCCAAGAAATGCTCAGATGAGAATGTACCAAAAAG CCATGTGGAGACACCAACCATGTCAGTTAAAGATAAGGAGGAGAAGACGAGAAGATGTGAGTTTATTCAAGGGATGTTGATATCCACCATACTTGATGACGATTTATGA
- the LOC127096853 gene encoding protein DEHYDRATION-INDUCED 19 homolog 3 isoform X2 has product MDADSSWTARLSSASRRYQAALQSRSDMFMGFDENDVEEDIREEFLCPFCSEYFDIVGLCCHIDEEHPMEAKNGRKRKSRKGGSYSTLSLLRKELREGNLQSLFGGSPCIVSSSNAAPDPLLSSFISPLSNESMSSQSHTQTEIRSSKKCSDENVPKSHVETPTMSVKDKEEKTRRCEFIQGMLISTILDDDL; this is encoded by the exons ATGGACGCTGATTCTTCCTGGACTGCTCGTCTCTCTTCCGCATCCAGACGTTATCAAGCCGCTCTTCAATCTCGATCAG ATATGTTCATGGGTTTTGATGAAAACGACGTGGAAGAAGATATAAGGGAAGAGTTTCTGTGTCCGTTTTGTTCCGAGTATTTTGATATTGTTGGGTTGTGCTGCCATATTGATGAAGAGCATCCAATGGAGGCAAAAAATGGG CGCAAGAGGAAATCACGGAAAGGTGGATCTTATTCAACACTTTCTTTATTGAGGAAGGAGCTGAGAGAAGGAAATTTGCAATCCCTTTTTGGTGGGTCTCCATGTATAGTGTCCTCGTCTAATGCAGCACCTGATCCGCTGCTGTCGTCATTCATATCGCCTTTAAGTAATGAATCTATGAGTTCTCAGTCTCACACACAAACTGAGATTAGATCATCCAAGAAATGCTCAGATGAGAATGTACCAAAAAG CCATGTGGAGACACCAACCATGTCAGTTAAAGATAAGGAGGAGAAGACGAGAAGATGTGAGTTTATTCAAGGGATGTTGATATCCACCATACTTGATGACGATTTATGA